The Thalassomonas actiniarum genome contains the following window.
ATTTGTTGTGGTGATCCCCGCCAGATACCAGTCTTCCCGTTTACCGGGCAAAGTACTGGCGGATATTGAAGGCAAACCCATGATCCAGTGGGTGGTGGAAAAAGCTCAGCTGAGCGGCGCCAGCCAGGTCATAGTGGCGACAGACAATGATGATGTTGCTGCGGCGGTAACGGCTTTTGGCGGCGAAGTATGCCGTACCCGGGCAGATCACCAGTCGGGTACCGAGCGTTTGGCCGAGGTCATGGAGAAGTATCAATTTCCGGATGATCAGGTGATAGTGAATGTTCAGGGAGATGAGCCTTTTATCCCCGCGGAAAATATTGCCCAGGTGGCGAAAAATCTGGCAAGCCAGGACAAAGCCCGGATGGCGACATTGGCAGTAAACATCAGGGAGGCTGAAGAAGCCTTTAACCCTAATGCGGTAAAAGTGGTATGCGACAATCTGGGTTATGCCCTGTATTTCAGCCGCTCGACGATCCCCTATGACAGGGAAAGGTTTTTAAACCAGGATGATGTTAAACAAATCGGTGATTTTTACCTGCGCCATATCGGTATTTATGCCTACCGGGCAGGTTTTATCAAAGATTATGTTTCCTGGCCGGCAAGTGCCCTGGAGCAAATTGAGTCGCTGGAGCAGTTGCGGGTATTATGGCAGGGGGAGAAGATCCATGTTGCCGTGGCGGCTTCAAACCTGCCGGTTGAAGGTGTCGATACCCCGGAAGATCTGCTTAAAGCCCAGCAATATGCCAGGTCATTGAACGGTTAACCCGCTTTAATATGCTTGCTGTGTTACTTAAAGCACGGCAAGTATCATCCTCTTTCCTTTGAATCTTTTTTCATTATAAATTCAGCTGTTTAGCCTAAAGTTTTCCACCGTTTAGCCGATATTAGCTTTGACCTTGTAATTTTAGAAAGGATTCAAACCATGTTAACGACCCAGCTGGGTGCATCTTTAACTATCGCCCCCAAAATCAGCGGCCAAGAACCACCGCCAGTGGCACATTTAACTGAAGAGGAAAAAAGTGCTTCAGGCAGGGCGGATACATCAGCGAATAAACCGGGCAGACCGGCAAGTACACCGGTAACTTTAAAGACGGATACGGTAACCCTCTCCGACGAGGGGAAGGCTGCTCAGGCCAATGCCGCAAATAAAGAGCAAACCAAGGAAAGTGAAGAGCTCAGCAATGAAGCTTTACATAAATTGAGCTCGGGTGAAGCGCATAATGAAGAAATCAGCGAACAAGATGAGGTCGATACCTCGGTGATCGATGCGCTTATTGCCAAGCTAGAAGAAAGAATTCTTGAAGTGGAACAACAAATCAAAGAATTAACCGGCCGTGGTGATGAAGCTTCGGTGGAACAGTTAAAAACCTTGTCAGAGCAGTTAGTAATGTTAAACGGCCAGTTACTTGCTTTGTATAAGGAAAAAGAAGAAATGAGCAAAGGCGGAGCCAATGCTTAAATAACCTGGTTAACTTGCGCTGATAACAGCACTCTATATGGCTGAGGGTTATTTATGTCTGTGAAAGTATTAACGGTTAACCAGGTTCTAATAAGTTATTGCCCTTGCAGCCGATAGTTTCAATGGTGAATCAATCTGGCTGCGTGCGGTCAAATACAGGAATAGCCTTACGAGTGAGCGTATATGAAGCTGGTATATACAAATGAAAATCTTTTTCTGGTAGCAAATGCCAGGAATATCCTGGAAGCCCATCGTATAGAGGTCATGGTAAAAAATGAGTTTGCCCAGGGAGCCATAGGGGAGATATCGGCATTTGATGCCTGGCCACAGCTGTGGCTGGTGAATGATACAGACTATGAAAAAGCAGCCGCCATTATCGAAAGTGCTTCAAGCGATAAAGGAGGCGGCGAATGGATTTGCAACCATTGCTGTGAACGTAATGACGCTTCGTTTGAAGTGTGCTGGAACTGTCAAAGTGAATGTTGTTGACTGCGTTCAAATTTGCTGAAATTTTCATGTTTTTCTTCTTTTAAAACATACTGCTAACGCAAGTGTACTCGTCCGTATCCCTTGTTTTATGTACATCTTGGCGGCTATTGAGTAAAATGCCCGCGATTAATTTGATGTGTTCTCTTTAGATAAACCATTTTATATATCACCCGCCATTTCTACAAAATAAGCTCAGGTAATGATGAATACAATAAAACTTGTACTCTTATGTACATTATGTCTTTTTATGGCCGCTTGTTCGACAAAAGTGACCAGCATACGCCAGGCTGATCACAGCTTGCAGCTACAGCAACAGGAAGGTTATTTACTGCTGGCTGTTGATACCGATGTCAATATTAATGAAATCCTGCTCACCGGGGAAAAGCGCATCAGCTTAACGGCAAAGGATTTAAGGCAAGGGAAAAACTTTATCTTAGTGAAGCTTCCCGCCGGAGATTACAAAATTGCCATGGTTGTTTTGCTTAGCGGCTCAGGCGATGATATTAAATTTCTTTTGGATAATGAGTTCGAAGGCTTATGGGACTTTACCATCGAAGCCAAGCAAATCAGCTATGCCGGACACCTGACTATGTCAGGCACTAAAAAGTATTATACTTCGGCTTCCACCCGTGTCGCTTTAATCAATAAATCCTCGTTTGCCCTGGAATATTTGCAGGAAAACTTCCCTGAACTCCTGGTTAATCATAGTGTCCGTTATTTTGGCCCGGGCGAAGATGACTTTTTTAATTTTGTTTCACAGGGGCGTAATTAATGATGAAAAAGCACCTTAGCCTGTTATTCTTTTTGCTTTGTACTTGTTTTAGCGCCCTAGCGGTAACGCCTATTCCTGCAGAGCTACTTTTTAAGAGTCCGGAAACCCTGTCAATGAAACTTAGCCCCGATGGCGAGCATATCGCGGCTTTGGACTTTTATGATGATAACTACCACATCAACCTTACAGATGCTGAAAAAGAACAAAGCTATACCCTGTTAGTGCTGGATAAAACCACTAATACCCGGTCCGCTCATTATCAATGGTTAGACAATGACACCCTGTTTGTCTCTTATGAATCGCAGGAGAAAAGGCTTCGGGGCTTCCTGCATATAGACTATCAGGGGGATAAGCCCGAAACTAAATTTATTAAAATCAAGGCGAACGGATTTATCGTGAATGCTTTAGCCGATGATCCCAAGTATGTATTGTTTTTAAGGATAACCGGCAGCCGTCTGCCCAGATATACCTTATACAAGGCAACTCCAACCCAGTTGGAGGAAGATAACTTTACCAATGCCGTTAAAGTGAGAAATACCTTAAAAAAAGCAAAAAATTACGCGTATGATGCTGTCAATAAACAGTTGTTGGCGATTACCCTGGATGACGAAGCTGTTACTTTTTGGTACCAGAAACCGGGCAGTAAAGACTGGACCGCTTTTTTAGATATTGAACAAAATGAGTTTAGCTTTACTCCGGTGGGTTTTCTTGCCGAGGACAAATTAGCGGTATTAACCAATAAAGATACCGATGTTACCGCTTTGGTTGAATTTGATATCCATACCAGGACATTCGGGCAGGTTTTATATCAACATCCCAAGTATGATTTAACCGGTGCACAACTTAACCCTATGGGGCAAGGGATAAGAAGTGTCAGTTATGTCGAACATGGCAAGCCGGTGACAGAATACTTCTCATCGAAAGATCAACAGCTGGCCAAGCGCCTGGGTTATAGTTTTACCGGTAAACAAATTTCGGTGATCTCGGCGTCAATAGATAAAAGCCGTAAGCTGTTGAAAGTTTCCGCCAGCGATGATTCGGGAAGTTATTACCTGTTTAATGAAAAGACCCAGACGGCACAGCTGCTTAAGGCCAGTTATCCTGAGCTGGAGCCATATACTATGTCGTCTTCGATATCCTTTAGTGTCACCACGCAGGATAATGCTGAAATTGAAGCTATCCTGACCCGTCCTGTTGAAAACGGCAATAATGTATTGTTAGTTTACCCGCACGGCGGCCCGGTGGGCGTCAGGGATTTCGCAACCTATAATCCTGAAACTCAGTATCTTGTCAGCCGTGGCTATTCGGTATTGAACGTAAACTTTCGTGGCTCGTCCGGTTTTGGTAAGCAATTCAAAGCAAGTGGTGTAGCACAGTTTGGTCAGTGGATTGAAAAAGATATTACCGCGGCTGTGGAGCATGTCAGGGAAAATTACCCTTATGAGCAGGCATGTACCATAGGTAGCAGTTATGGCGGGTACTCGGCCATGATGTTAGCTATCAACAAGCCGGAGTATTATCAGTGTGTTATTTCCATGTACGGTATTTATGATTTACCCCTGCTTTTTAATGCCAGTAATTTTAAAACGCAGGAAGAGCATATAAAGTCTGTTGAGGCGGCGGTGGGGGAAAATAGTGAGTCATTAAAATCTGTCTCACCATTTTATCTGGCGGAAAAGCTTTCAGCGCCTGTACTCCTGATTGCCGGTGAGCACGATCATATTGCAGACTTTGAACATGCAAACCGTATGAAATACCGGTTAAAGCAGCTCTCTAAAGATTTTGAACATATCTTTTATAAAAATGTCGGTCACGGCTATCATCGCAGCTGGCTTGGGGACCGACACCAGGCTGCCTATATAGATAACTTTATCCGCCAGCAGCTGAAGTTACCTTATCCTAAAAGCGAGCAGTCGGACAAACTCTTAGCTGACGAATATCAGTTGATAGCGGACTTTTTTACCGGCAAAAACTTTATTGGTCGTAAATCAGAAGAAGCTTATTCGTATTATCTGCGCTCGGCAGAACTTGGCAATGCAAAGGCCATGTTCAAAGTTGCTGAAAGTTATCAGTTTGCTTATACGGTCGACAAAGATATGGATAAAGCCATTGACTGGTATAAAAAGTCGGCAGCAGCCGGTTATGCTCCCGCGGCATTTCATTTAGGCGACTTGTATTGGCAAAATAAGGCTGTTAAAAGGGATGCGAACTATTCCTATAACATGTATGTTCGGGCTAAAGAGTTGGAACATGACCGCGCCGGACTTGCCATTGCCAGAGCGTTTTGTCTGGGGCATGGCGTCGAAAAAAATCTAGACCTGTGTACAGAAAAGTTAGTGCAATGGCGGGCCGAAAAAAAACAGAAATGGCAATATTCAGACGACGCACAGCAGCACTGGCTTAATACCTTAAATGATATTCTTTGGCATAACACTTTTATCGGGGATGAAAAGCAGCAGTTTAATCAATTCTTCAAAAAAATACTTAGGGTAGACGTGACGGATATCCTGGTAGACGATGAAGAGTTTGGTTTATTTTCAGAGCGAAAAAAATATAGCCACAGGCGTCATCATGAGGAAGAAACCTTATTAATACCGCTGGAAAAGGATGCTATTTTTGGCGTTGAACTTCGTTTTGATGATAACGACTATTCAGGAGGAAAAAAATATCCATTAGGACTTATTAAAGTTAAATGGACGCTTCCTGAAGCAGTAGAAGATACAATAGAACCTTACTTTATGGCATTTTCGATGGATGAAACCCAGACATATTACCTTCATCTGGATAGTGATAGCTGGTTAGTCAAAGGGCAGTGGCAGCTTGAAGTATTCACCCTGGATGATAAGAAAATCTATAGTAAAACCTTTACTACCTTGTAATAGGCTCAACCGATAAAAATTGAAAGGTTAACGTTTATATTTTTTAGGGGCGTTAACCTTTTTTCATTTGCATATGATAAAGAAACAAAAAAGATGAAACACTTGATAATCACTTGCCTGTTGGCTCTTTTATTTGTACTGCCGGGCTGTAAAAGCACTGGCGTCAATGTCAAAAACGACCTTTCTTTAGGCGGTTTTAACGGCGTATGGGAAGGCAGGGTTACGGCGGTGGCTGATGTCCACTATCCGTTTAACAACACTAAGTATGAGTTTAATGGCAGCAATAACCCGCAAAAAGAGATCCGCCTGGTTATTCAGGGGGAGAAGGTAGAGATCTACACCCTAATAAACTCTCAATGGCAGCAACTTATTCCAGAGCCCTTTCATTTTTCAGTGCATAAAACCAATGCGGTTATTTATGCATCCCGCTCTGCCTCTGATGGCGGCTGGGTTGAAACCGTGAGTTTCTCACTGACGAAAAAAGATGAAAATGCCTTGTATATGTATCATATCCGGATGATTAATCATCCTTTAAAGGCGGCCGAGTTAGATACCGAGAAAACATCTGGCCGGGTATTGGCCGGTTTTACCGCGATACTCAATAAAAATAATGATATATAAAATATGATAAGTATCAGGCCCGTGTCTCAGCGACAAAGCTTATGCGGGCCTTTCAATCCGGGATACAGGGTCGCAAGACTCTCCTGCAAAGCCTCGCTATTTTAATCTTTAGCTGTTGTTTCTAATTCTTTTTATTTTTAGCTGTTATCACAGGCATTGGATGCTTTTTGCTTGGTAACTTTATGCTTACAGCTGCTAAATGTAATTCACTCTGTAAAATACTTAAAATGAGTTAATAGTTACTGTTTTCTAACCTTTTGATATTAAGGATATTACACTTACACTTGGTATGTTGCATTAAGCTGGAACTTAAGTTTCCGGTTTGTTGTCAATAATAGTTTTCGATAACAATAAAGGGGTATCAATATGAAGAATATCAGCCTGTTAGGGGTTATTTCCCTGTTAGTCTTTAGTCAGTTAACTCTGGCTCAGGATGCGATGAAACCCGGTGTAGTAGTGACTCAGGTGACCGAGCAGGATGTCACTAAGGTTTTCTCTCATGTCGGTCGGGTGGTGGCGATAGATAAGGTTGATATTCGCGCCCGGGTCAGCGGTTATTTGCTTAAACGGCATTTCATTGAAGGGGCCGAGGTAAAAAAAGGCGATTTGTTATTTGAAATTGAAGCGGATACCTATGAAATCACCGTGCGGCAAAGGCAGGCGGATCTTGCCAGTGCCAAAGCAAACTTGAAAAAAAGTAAGGCGGCATTAAAGCGCCAGCAGGATTTGAAAAAACGCGGCGTGGCCTCTGAGGCCGACCTGGATCAGGCGGCGGCAAGCGAAGCGGTTGATGAGGCCAGTGTGTTAAAGGCCCAAGCCTTGTTAGCAGAAGCCGAGCTGAGTTTAAGTTATACCAAGATCTATTCTCCCATCGACGGCAAAATCAGCCAGACGGTCTACAGCACGGGAAATTTAGTCGGCGTTGACAGCGGCGCCCTGGCAACGGTAACCAATATGAATCCGGTTTATGTCACTATGTCGGTGAGTGAAAAAATCCTGATCGAAGCCAGAAAGCAGGGGATTGGTAAGAAAACCTCGCCGGTGGCCCCGACACTCAAACTCTCCGACGGCAGTGATTATGGCCCTGCCGGGGAATTTGACTATCTTGATACCCAGGTGAGCGAGTCCACCGATACTATTTTGGCGCGGGCGGTTTTTCCTAATGATGAAGGGGTTTTATTGCCGGGAGAATTTGTTCAGGTGGATGTGACCCCGAAAGAGAAAAAACGCTCGCCGGTCGTGCCTCAGTCGGCGGTGCAAAAAGATCAGCAGGGTTATTTTGTCCTGTTGGTCAATCCCGACAATATCGTTGAAGTACGCCGGGTAGAACTTGGTGCGCAAAAAGCGGGCAACTGGGAAGTGCGTGCCGGTTTGGCGCTTGGGGAAAAAGTTATTATCGAGGGGTTGCAAAAGGTCAGGGCAGGCGCGGCTGTTAATCCGGTGGAGGGCTGATCATGTTTACTGATTTTTTTATTTCCCGGCCTAAATTCGCCTTTGTTATCGCCATTGTCATCATGATAGCGGGGGCGATAAGCCTTAATGCCATTCCGGTGAACCAGTTCCCGGATATTACGCCGCCCCAGGTGGTGGTGACAACCGCTTACCCGGGGGCCAGTGCCCAGGTGGTGGAAGAGTCGGTGGCTGCCATTATTGAGGCGGAAGTGAACGGGGTGGACGATATGATTTATATGTCGTCAACCAGCGGCAATGACGGCAGTTATTCCCTGACGGTGACCTTTGCCGTCGGCACAGATCCCGATATGGCCACCGTCAATGTCCAAAACCGGGTGGCGCAGGTGAGTGCCAAGTTACCTAATGATGTCAGCCGCCAGGGCATAGTCACCAAAAAACAGTCGTCGAGCATGCTGATGGTGATTAATTTTTTCTCGCCGGATAACAGTTACGACGATGTTTACCAGAGTAATTATGTGTCGATTAATGTCCAGGACCAGCTGTCGCGCATCAATGGCGTCGGCAGTGTCAGCCAGTTTGGCGCCAAAGATTACGGCATGCGGGTCTGGCTCGATCCCGATCGGCTTACCGCGTTAAATGTTTCCACCAAAGATGTCAGCGAGGCCATACGTAACCAGAATATCCAGGCATCTGCCGGTCAGCTGGGAGCGCCGCCGTTTGATTACGACCAGCAATTTCAATATACCCTGCAGGCCAAAGGCCGGTTAAAAACCGTGGCGGAATTTGAAAACATTATTATCCGCGCCAATGCCGACGGTTCGACCTTACGCCTGAAAGATATTGCCCGCTTGGAGCTGGGTTCGCAAAGTTATACCGGCACCAGTAAGTTGAACGGTAAGCCGTCGGCATCCCTGGCGGTGTATCAGGCGCCGGGGGCCAATGCCCTGGATGTTGCCGACAATGTTTATCTCGAGCTGGAGAAGCTGAAACAAAACTTCCCTGCCGGGCTTGAATATACCGTGCCTTACGATACCACCAAGTTTGTCCGCGCCTCGGTCAAAGAAGTGATCGAAACCCTGTTTATTACCTTTACCCTGGTGGTGGCGGTAACTTACTTATTTTTAGGCAGCTGGCGGGCGACCCTGATCCCCGCCATTGCCATCCCGGTGTCTTTGGTAGGGACCTTTGTTGTGCTCTTTGTGGTGGGGTTTACCGCCAATACCATTTCTTTGTTCGCCATTATTTTAGCCATAGGCATAGTGGTGGATGACTCTATTGTTGTGGTGGAAAATGTCCAGCGGCATTTGAATGAGTCTGACATGTCGCCGATGCAGGCGACTTCTGTGGCGATGAAAGAAGTTGTCGGCCCTGTGATTGCCACCACCTTAGTACTGCTGGCGGTTTTTATTCCGGTTTCTTTTATGCCGGGGATCACCGGTGAGCTTTATAAGCAATTTGCCCTGACCATCTCAGTGGCTGTGGTGATCTCTTCCGTGAATGCCCTGACACTGGCGCCGGCGCTATCGGCATTGCTGCTGAGTAAAAAAACCGGCAAGTTATCCGGTCCTCTGGCTGCCTTTGATGCTCTGGTCACCCGGATAAGAGACAAATATGTCGGGGCCGTTAACTTTCTTAACCGCCGGGTATTGCTGGCACTGACTTTGCTCGCGGCTATTGCTGTCGGTACTTTAGGTCTGTTCCGTATTGCGCCTACGGGATTTTTACCGCTTGAGGATAACGGTTTTTTCCTGTCGAACGTCCAGCTTCCGGACGGGGCATCCTTAAACCGTACCAATGAGGTGGTGGCAGAAATTACCGAGTTGATGCAGTCGGAGCCCGGGGTCAGTGATGTGATTGCCATTACCGGCTTTTCTATTTTATCCGGTGCTTCCTCGAACTCGGCACTGCTGATCCCGATATTAACCCCCTGGGAGCAGCGCACCGATTTTAGCCTGAAATGGTTTAATATCTTAGGCCGTTTAAATGCCAAACTGGCGGCTGTCCCTTCGGCGCAGAGCTTTGTCTTTCCTATGCCGCCGATCATGGGCCTGGGTACAGGTGGCGGTTTTGAAGGGCAAATTCTCGATACCGCGGGCGGTTCACCGCTGGAGCTGGCACAGGCTACCCGCAGCCTGGTGTTTGCCGCCAATCATGATCCCAGGCTAAGCGGCGTCTTCAGTACCTTTACCGCCAATGTGCCGCAATATTATATTGATGTCGACCGGGAAAAGGCCCAGGCATTGGGTATTGAGATCTCTGATATTTTTGAGACCTTGCAAACCAATTTTGGCTCTTCTTATATCAATGATTTTAATTTGTACGGCAAGGTTTACCGGGTGATAGTACAGGCGGAAGCAGGATATCGCCGCTCGCTCGAAGATATCGACAGGCTGCATGTGCGCAATATGCACAACGACATGGTGCCGCTTGGCGCTTTAGTGCAGGTGGAATCAGTACTCGGTCCCCAGGCTTTGAACCGGTATAATATGCGTAAATCAGCCGCGATTCAGGGAAATCCCGGCGAAGGCTATAGTTCGGGAGAAGCTCTGCAGGCTTTGCAGGACATCGCTAAAACCGCACTGCCGCCGGGTTATATCCTGGAGTGGACAGGTACTTCCTCGCAGGAGCAGGAAGCAGGCAATTTTGTGGTGCTGATTTTCACCCTGGCTTTTGTTTTTGCCTATTTATTTCTGGTAGCGCAATATGAAAGCTGGACCATTCCCATGGCGGTGGTGGTCTCTGTGGTGGTGGCTATTTTTGGCGCACTGTTGCCTATTGTCTTGTTGCCTTTTCTCAGTAATAACCTCTATGCCCAGGTCGGTATTGTTATGCTGATCGGCCTGGCGAGTAAAAGTGCTATCTTGATTGTCGAATTTGCCAGTGAGCTCCGACAGCAGGGATTGTCTGTGATTGAGGCCGCCAACCAGGCTGCAAAACTGCGCTTTCGGGCGGTGATGATGACGGCACTGTCTTTTATCCTCGGGGTCTTGCCGCTGGCCTTTGCCTCTGGTGCCGGCTCTGCCAGCCGGATGTCTATTGGCTGGGTGGTGTTAGGCGGTATGTTATTGGCGACCGTGGTCGGTATTTTCTTCATCCCGACGTTATTTGTGATGTTACAAGGGCTGCGGGAGAAGGTTAAAGGAGAACAAGCCGGTTCTGATCAAGGCGCTCCTGAAAAAAATCAGCCAACCGGCATCCCGGGCGCTGACGGTTAATATCTTCAGGCAGTACTTGAGTGGTTCGACCTCTTGTGCTGCCTGATTTTCCATTCTTTTATTCTTCCTGTGAATCAATATCTTGATAAAAGTTAATTTCTTGTCTTTTTCTTTATATCCCTTGTCAGACAAGGGCTATACGCCGGATAAGTTGCGAAATAACCTCAGTTACCTACACTTTAAAATCACAGGCAGAAACAGGCCGTGGATTTCTTTTAGGGTAGCAATTATCCGGGAATCGGCTTTGTTTTTGTGTGATGTTGTATTTAATGTCTTGATAAAAGGAGAAAATCATGACAGTTCAAGCCAGTCTCACCATTTCGGATGCCGATAACCAAATAGTTGTTTTTCTCAATGGTGAAGAAATCTATAACAAAAGCACCATAGGGGAAAAACCCCTGACCGATGTGACCGATCTCAGTGCCAAGTTAGTAGAAGGAGATAATACCTTGCTTATCCTCGGTATTAACTGGGGAGGGCCTTCAACCTTTAAAGGTTACCTGACGGTGAACGGCGCCGTTTCCCCTTTTCATAAAATGTATGATGCCATGGCACCCAGGGGGCTGTTGTGGAGTGATACTTTTGTTATCCAGGGGGAGTGTCCCAATGTGCCGGTGCTGAACCGGGTTACTTCCGGCAGTCACCCCGAGATCCCTGAAGAACTTATCGAAGGTTTTTCCGATGGCGCAGAATCTCTGGATTTTTCCGACAACTGTGAAGTGATACACTGGAATGGTTATACCTATTGGGCCTTTTCTTATATGGATAACCGGGAATCGTTAGCCATAGTTGCTTTTGACAATGATGGGCAGCTGGTGGGGAAAATAGAAAAAAAGGGCGCACATTTCCTCTGGCAGATATCCCTGGATCATGCCAGCAAAACGGTTACTTTTTACGGGCAGCATAACCATCATATCACCATGGGCTGGGAAGAGCTTAAAGCCTGCTGCCAGGAAAGTATGCCGGCTTAGTTTTAAGACCGGCTATTAATACCTGCTTAAACCACATTTAATAAAAAGGCCAGACAGTCAAACTGTCTGGCCTTTTTATTTACAGGACGTAAAGTATGTCGTGGGTTCAAGGATGAACAGAAACGACGACTTACAGGACGTAAAGTATGTCGTGGGTTCAAGGATGAACAGAAACGACGATTTACAGGACGTAAAGCATGTTGTAGATTCTGGGATATTTATGCCACTTGCTGTCCGTCCTATTGTTCCATTAACGTCAGGATTTTATTACAACGGTTGACCTGCTGATGTGTGGCTCTGATGCTTTTTAACGCCACAGGCTTCATGTCCGTTGACGCTTTTACCAATTCCGACAGGAAGTTTTCATTATCGGCCGTACATTGCTTGGGCAGCATGATACGGGTGAAGGCGTTTAGCAGCCCGTAATTAGCTTGCTCATTTAATGCCCGCATCTTGCTGATGATCGCCTCACGGTAAGGGTTTTTAAAGGCTTGTTGCTCTGCCGGAAACAGGCCGGCCATGATATAACGCAAGCGGGCGAGTTTTAACTGCTCAGGATTATGGCGCAGAATATCGAACAATTTTGCCTTTTCTTCCGCTTGCGGGCGCTGTGCCCGGGCGTAGAAGCTGTAGTTGATACCTGTGTCGCTGTTATCCTGCTCAGTTTGCGCCGCCAGTCTTTGCCGGTAGTTGGCAAACTGGTAGCGGTTAAGTTGGGCGACCAGGGCCCAGCGCTTGTCCTGATCTATGGTCAGGCCGTCAAAACTGAGCTTGTGATCGAGAATATCCGCCAACATTGCCAGATGCTTGTCAGATCTGGCGACAGACACAAAGCGGCCATACCATAACTTTTGCGCATCTGAGCCGGCTTTGGCCCCGCTCAGTAATTGATAATAAACTTGCGCTACCTGATTGTGCTTGTCGCTGTAGTCGCGGCGCTGCTGATAGGTGAGCATATCCAGGTAATGCAGCGCCGAGGTTAAGCTGGAGGCAATTTTCCTGCTGACATTATGGTCTTGCTCCCCCCGGATATTTTTCAGGGCAAAGTCGACAAAATCTGCCGCCGAGAGTCTGGCATCGCGGACACTGTCAAACAGGCTTTGCCATAACATGATGCGCATGGTGGCATTGTCCAGGGCATTAATATGCTGCTTGACGGCAGTTAAAGACATGGGATCCAGGTTGACTTTGACATAACCCCAGTCTCCTTCGTTGGGATAAACCAGATCCGGGCAGGTTTTTCCTATGGCATCGTCTACTGAAGTGGACTTGCCCTTATAGGTAATGGCGATTTTATCGGTAAGCGCCATGCTGTTTTGCCGATAGTTATATAAACCGACCTGTACCCTTTGTTCACGCAGGGTCGGGTAGGATTTAGGGGCAGTTTGTTTAAGGGTAAAGGAGGAAACTTTGCCGTTTTCACACTGGTAGCTGGCTTCTATGGTGTTTAATCCCGGCTGGTATAACCAATCCTGGGTCCACTGGCTTAAGTCTTTGCCGGCAGCCTTACCTAATTCAGTCATAAAATCATCGAGTTCGGTATTTTTATAGGCAAATTTTTTCAGGTAG
Protein-coding sequences here:
- the kdsB gene encoding 3-deoxy-manno-octulosonate cytidylyltransferase, giving the protein MSFVVVIPARYQSSRLPGKVLADIEGKPMIQWVVEKAQLSGASQVIVATDNDDVAAAVTAFGGEVCRTRADHQSGTERLAEVMEKYQFPDDQVIVNVQGDEPFIPAENIAQVAKNLASQDKARMATLAVNIREAEEAFNPNAVKVVCDNLGYALYFSRSTIPYDRERFLNQDDVKQIGDFYLRHIGIYAYRAGFIKDYVSWPASALEQIESLEQLRVLWQGEKIHVAVAASNLPVEGVDTPEDLLKAQQYARSLNG
- a CDS encoding DUF2007 domain-containing protein; translated protein: MKLVYTNENLFLVANARNILEAHRIEVMVKNEFAQGAIGEISAFDAWPQLWLVNDTDYEKAAAIIESASSDKGGGEWICNHCCERNDASFEVCWNCQSECC
- a CDS encoding prolyl oligopeptidase family serine peptidase; this translates as MKLSPDGEHIAALDFYDDNYHINLTDAEKEQSYTLLVLDKTTNTRSAHYQWLDNDTLFVSYESQEKRLRGFLHIDYQGDKPETKFIKIKANGFIVNALADDPKYVLFLRITGSRLPRYTLYKATPTQLEEDNFTNAVKVRNTLKKAKNYAYDAVNKQLLAITLDDEAVTFWYQKPGSKDWTAFLDIEQNEFSFTPVGFLAEDKLAVLTNKDTDVTALVEFDIHTRTFGQVLYQHPKYDLTGAQLNPMGQGIRSVSYVEHGKPVTEYFSSKDQQLAKRLGYSFTGKQISVISASIDKSRKLLKVSASDDSGSYYLFNEKTQTAQLLKASYPELEPYTMSSSISFSVTTQDNAEIEAILTRPVENGNNVLLVYPHGGPVGVRDFATYNPETQYLVSRGYSVLNVNFRGSSGFGKQFKASGVAQFGQWIEKDITAAVEHVRENYPYEQACTIGSSYGGYSAMMLAINKPEYYQCVISMYGIYDLPLLFNASNFKTQEEHIKSVEAAVGENSESLKSVSPFYLAEKLSAPVLLIAGEHDHIADFEHANRMKYRLKQLSKDFEHIFYKNVGHGYHRSWLGDRHQAAYIDNFIRQQLKLPYPKSEQSDKLLADEYQLIADFFTGKNFIGRKSEEAYSYYLRSAELGNAKAMFKVAESYQFAYTVDKDMDKAIDWYKKSAAAGYAPAAFHLGDLYWQNKAVKRDANYSYNMYVRAKELEHDRAGLAIARAFCLGHGVEKNLDLCTEKLVQWRAEKKQKWQYSDDAQQHWLNTLNDILWHNTFIGDEKQQFNQFFKKILRVDVTDILVDDEEFGLFSERKKYSHRRHHEEETLLIPLEKDAIFGVELRFDDNDYSGGKKYPLGLIKVKWTLPEAVEDTIEPYFMAFSMDETQTYYLHLDSDSWLVKGQWQLEVFTLDDKKIYSKTFTTL
- a CDS encoding efflux RND transporter periplasmic adaptor subunit, producing MKNISLLGVISLLVFSQLTLAQDAMKPGVVVTQVTEQDVTKVFSHVGRVVAIDKVDIRARVSGYLLKRHFIEGAEVKKGDLLFEIEADTYEITVRQRQADLASAKANLKKSKAALKRQQDLKKRGVASEADLDQAAASEAVDEASVLKAQALLAEAELSLSYTKIYSPIDGKISQTVYSTGNLVGVDSGALATVTNMNPVYVTMSVSEKILIEARKQGIGKKTSPVAPTLKLSDGSDYGPAGEFDYLDTQVSESTDTILARAVFPNDEGVLLPGEFVQVDVTPKEKKRSPVVPQSAVQKDQQGYFVLLVNPDNIVEVRRVELGAQKAGNWEVRAGLALGEKVIIEGLQKVRAGAAVNPVEG